In the genome of Halobacterium noricense, one region contains:
- a CDS encoding IS1595 family transposase produces the protein MIPLDVFGSESLAADLLEQVRWRDGVSCPRCRSDRTVKNGSYGAFQRYLCKNCDRTFNDKTGTIFAHSKVALRKWLFSIYAFLRFNTSLRQLQREIDVTYKTMHRRVERFTRALDAPQLDLVGPVEIDEVYVSAGLKGRERDQPSRSRGLSTRGRGSYEGDKPPVFTIVDRGTGQRYVVPAKSADESTVRLLLADHEEESLTVYTDGFRAYDPLEDDDEFTRKYVVHGDGEYADGDIHVNTCESHASLARRWLSPHRGVSKDKLTQYLRAFQLRSELFRKSGREALKHAVKATL, from the coding sequence ATGATTCCGCTCGATGTGTTTGGCTCGGAATCGCTCGCAGCGGACCTGCTGGAACAGGTGCGCTGGCGTGACGGCGTTTCCTGCCCTCGCTGCCGTTCTGACCGGACGGTCAAGAACGGCAGCTATGGGGCGTTTCAACGCTATCTCTGTAAGAATTGCGACCGCACGTTCAACGATAAGACGGGCACAATTTTCGCTCACTCGAAGGTTGCGCTCCGCAAGTGGTTGTTCTCGATTTACGCGTTCTTACGGTTCAATACGAGTCTTCGCCAACTTCAGCGAGAGATCGATGTGACCTACAAGACGATGCACCGGCGCGTCGAGCGCTTCACCAGAGCGCTCGACGCGCCTCAACTCGACCTCGTTGGACCGGTCGAAATCGACGAAGTGTACGTCTCTGCGGGGTTGAAAGGCCGCGAGCGCGACCAACCGTCGCGCTCGCGTGGCCTGTCCACGCGCGGACGAGGTTCGTACGAGGGAGACAAACCACCCGTCTTCACCATCGTTGACCGTGGAACGGGACAGCGGTACGTCGTCCCGGCGAAATCCGCAGACGAATCGACGGTGCGACTCCTCCTCGCTGACCACGAGGAGGAGTCGCTAACAGTCTACACCGACGGATTTCGGGCATACGACCCGCTTGAGGACGACGACGAGTTCACCCGCAAATACGTCGTCCACGGTGACGGCGAATACGCTGATGGAGACATCCACGTGAACACGTGCGAGAGCCACGCGTCGCTGGCGCGACGCTGGCTCTCGCCGCATCGAGGCGTCTCGAAGGACAAGTTGACACAGTATCTCCGCGCCTTTCAGCTACGCAGCGAACTCTTCAGAAAATCCGGTCGAGAAGCACTCAAACACGCTGTCAAAGCGACTCTCTGA
- a CDS encoding dTDP-4-dehydrorhamnose 3,5-epimerase family protein translates to MINDVEVRDLQVNADERGHLVEVFREDWEEYDPEPAMSYYSLSYPGVIRAWHRHTRGQVDHFICPQGRIKVGIYDDRDDSPTQGEVNEFVIGEHNQQAIRIPGECWHGFKVLGNEQAILLNFPTNLYDYEDPDEERLPPDTDEIPMDWDEETH, encoded by the coding sequence ATGATTAACGATGTCGAAGTCCGCGACCTCCAAGTAAACGCCGACGAGCGCGGCCACCTCGTCGAAGTGTTCCGCGAGGACTGGGAGGAGTACGATCCCGAGCCGGCGATGTCCTACTACTCTCTCAGCTACCCCGGCGTCATCCGCGCCTGGCACCGCCACACGCGCGGGCAGGTCGATCACTTCATCTGCCCGCAAGGTCGCATCAAGGTCGGCATCTACGACGATCGCGACGACTCCCCGACCCAGGGCGAAGTGAACGAGTTCGTCATCGGCGAACACAACCAACAGGCGATCCGCATCCCCGGCGAGTGCTGGCACGGGTTCAAAGTCCTCGGTAACGAACAAGCGATCCTCCTCAACTTCCCGACGAACCTCTATGACTACGAAGACCCCGACGAGGAGCGTCTGCCGCCGGATACAGACGAAATTCCTATGGACTGGGATGAAGAGACTCACTGA
- a CDS encoding glucose-1-phosphate thymidylyltransferase, whose protein sequence is MKGVILSGGTGTRLRPITHTGPKQLVPVANKPVLEYAIEDLKEAGITEIGIILGNVGREEIQNLVGDGSKYGVDVTYIVQGNPLGLAHAAGCAREFVGDDDFVMYLGDNILNQGISELVESFKAGDYGAGISLQHVDNPQQFGIADVDVDGNVEGLVEKPDDPPSDLALIGIYVFSPAVFDAIDRLEPSWRGELEITDAIQLLLEDGYKIDSHVVEGWWKDTGKPGDILEANRLVLESQKRSLDGTVEEGAEVNGRVQLARSATIESGAVVRGPVSIADDVTIEDGSYVGPYTSIGENTRIAGPHIENTVIVGESEVTTNGRIIDSLIGRAAQVESAEGMLPEGRRMVVGENSQLHL, encoded by the coding sequence ATGAAAGGCGTCATTCTCTCGGGTGGGACGGGAACACGCCTCCGTCCGATTACGCACACCGGACCGAAGCAGCTCGTCCCCGTCGCGAACAAACCGGTTCTCGAGTACGCTATCGAAGACCTCAAGGAAGCCGGCATTACTGAAATCGGGATTATCCTCGGGAACGTCGGCCGCGAGGAGATTCAGAACCTCGTCGGTGACGGGTCGAAGTACGGCGTTGACGTCACGTACATCGTCCAAGGGAACCCGCTCGGACTCGCCCACGCCGCGGGCTGCGCGCGAGAGTTCGTCGGCGACGACGACTTCGTGATGTACCTCGGCGACAACATCCTGAACCAGGGTATTTCGGAGCTCGTCGAGAGTTTCAAGGCGGGCGACTACGGCGCGGGAATCTCTCTCCAACACGTCGACAACCCACAGCAGTTCGGCATCGCGGACGTCGATGTCGACGGAAACGTCGAGGGACTCGTTGAGAAGCCCGACGACCCGCCGAGTGACCTTGCGCTTATCGGCATCTACGTGTTCTCGCCAGCCGTCTTCGATGCAATCGACCGGCTCGAACCATCCTGGCGCGGCGAACTCGAAATCACAGATGCGATCCAGCTGCTCCTTGAGGACGGCTATAAGATTGACTCACACGTCGTCGAAGGCTGGTGGAAAGACACCGGCAAACCCGGGGATATCCTTGAAGCGAACCGCCTCGTGCTCGAGAGCCAGAAGCGCTCCCTCGACGGAACAGTCGAGGAGGGTGCAGAAGTAAACGGCCGCGTCCAGCTGGCCAGATCGGCGACAATCGAAAGCGGCGCAGTCGTCCGCGGGCCCGTCTCCATTGCGGACGACGTGACAATAGAGGATGGCAGTTACGTCGGCCCGTACACGTCCATCGGTGAGAATACACGAATCGCCGGCCCCCACATCGAGAATACGGTTATCGTCGGCGAGTCAGAAGTGACTACGAACGGCCGTATCATCGATAGTCTCATCGGTCGTGCAGCACAGGTCGAGAGCGCCGAAGGCATGCTCCCGGAAGGCCGCCGCATGGTCGTCGGCGAGAACTCCCAGTTACACCTCTAA
- a CDS encoding FkbM family methyltransferase, whose translation MNDVFYDIGANVGTYTCFAASKLDNRNVIAFEPEPNNVKKLRKNLEINNVDAKILEVALSDTNGTIDFALTGDEAGEGEHAIATDSDSKSIEVQTARGNSIIEERGLPMPTVVKIDVEGAELSVLRGMEHVLQKSCRLVYVEVHPDKLENFNSKPSEVESILEDAGFTINKLTQRRSEYFIKGKKK comes from the coding sequence GTGAACGATGTCTTCTATGATATAGGTGCCAACGTCGGAACGTACACGTGTTTCGCCGCGTCGAAACTGGATAATAGGAATGTTATCGCTTTCGAACCCGAACCGAATAATGTGAAAAAATTGAGGAAAAATCTCGAAATAAATAATGTTGACGCTAAAATTCTCGAAGTTGCCTTATCGGATACGAACGGTACAATAGATTTCGCTCTCACCGGTGACGAAGCTGGTGAAGGAGAACACGCAATTGCTACCGACAGCGACAGTAAAAGTATTGAAGTCCAGACTGCGAGGGGGAATTCGATAATCGAAGAGCGTGGCTTACCAATGCCCACTGTCGTGAAAATAGATGTCGAAGGCGCAGAACTATCCGTCCTTCGGGGGATGGAACACGTTCTCCAGAAGAGTTGCCGTCTGGTCTATGTTGAAGTTCATCCTGATAAGCTTGAGAATTTTAATTCAAAACCTTCTGAGGTAGAATCAATTCTTGAAGATGCTGGTTTTACTATTAACAAACTAACACAGCGTAGGAGTGAATATTTCATCAAGGGAAAGAAAAAGTAA
- a CDS encoding glycosyltransferase family 2 protein, which produces MKDILSCQSEWPEVAIIILNWNNYEDTARCLSSLEDVNYPNYTIYVVDNASSDNSLQRLHEDYPWCRFIENSENQGFAGGCNRGIERALEDGMDHVLLLNNDTIVSSTFLKPLIKTVECNEKVALVGGIIEYMNEEGLWYAGSTFNPTLAKSGHQTTIKDTKPYHTEHVTGALMLLSGEFIVNGNYLDEDYFFGYEDVEISWRARRNGWKTLVAPDSCIQHEVSSTAGFRSPFKFYHATRNRMKFAQNLTLYKQVVFYTFFMLTRLIRAAQWYSSFPGRIKAIGKGIVDHLLGRPPRKPDEFDKSG; this is translated from the coding sequence ATGAAAGATATTCTTAGTTGCCAGTCTGAATGGCCGGAAGTCGCCATCATCATCCTCAACTGGAATAATTATGAGGATACTGCTCGCTGCTTGTCCTCATTAGAGGACGTCAACTATCCGAACTACACTATATACGTTGTTGATAATGCCTCCTCAGATAATTCTCTTCAACGGCTTCATGAAGATTACCCATGGTGCAGATTTATCGAGAATAGCGAGAACCAAGGTTTTGCTGGAGGATGTAACCGAGGGATCGAAAGGGCATTAGAGGACGGAATGGACCACGTTCTTTTATTAAACAACGATACAATAGTATCATCGACATTTCTTAAACCACTTATTAAAACTGTAGAATGTAATGAAAAAGTTGCTCTAGTAGGTGGAATAATTGAATATATGAATGAGGAGGGATTGTGGTACGCGGGATCAACGTTTAACCCTACGTTAGCTAAAAGTGGCCATCAGACTACTATCAAAGATACAAAACCATACCATACAGAACATGTCACTGGAGCCTTAATGTTACTCTCTGGTGAATTTATTGTAAATGGAAATTATCTAGATGAAGATTATTTCTTTGGATATGAAGATGTGGAAATATCTTGGCGCGCAAGACGAAATGGATGGAAGACATTAGTTGCACCCGATTCCTGCATTCAGCATGAAGTAAGTTCAACGGCGGGATTCCGTAGCCCGTTTAAATTTTATCATGCAACTCGGAATAGAATGAAGTTTGCGCAAAACCTTACTCTATATAAACAAGTAGTATTTTATACGTTCTTTATGTTAACGCGGTTGATCCGAGCCGCCCAGTGGTACTCAAGCTTTCCGGGCCGAATCAAAGCAATAGGCAAAGGAATTGTTGATCATCTCTTGGGTCGACCACCCAGAAAACCGGATGAATTTGATAAGAGTGGTTAG
- the rfbD gene encoding dTDP-4-dehydrorhamnose reductase produces MDVFVVGAGGLLGSNVVKTAVNRGLSVAGSYHSTRADFEIPLRELDVRASEGFEELLTEFSPSVVVNCAAMTDVDECEKRPELAHKINADAPEAMARRCSDRGIGFVHVSTDYVFDGETDEQYGEESEPNPLQVYGQSKLAGDRNVRSAHDSPLVVRPSFVYGVNRAHETAELDGFPVWVRSRLTAGQAVPLFTDQYVTPSRAGSTAETLLDLIDDGASGTYHVAARSCVTPYEFGRIIASTMGVETDALDKGSQSDVDRPAARPSNTCLDVEKVEARFGRSQPTLQQDVDAIASYF; encoded by the coding sequence ATGGACGTTTTCGTCGTCGGTGCGGGCGGGCTCCTCGGGAGTAATGTGGTCAAGACGGCGGTCAATCGAGGTCTATCCGTAGCCGGCTCGTATCATTCGACCCGAGCGGACTTCGAAATCCCGCTTCGCGAACTCGACGTTCGGGCGTCCGAGGGCTTTGAGGAGCTATTGACTGAGTTCAGTCCCTCGGTCGTCGTCAACTGTGCCGCGATGACTGACGTCGACGAGTGTGAGAAGCGGCCCGAGCTTGCTCACAAGATTAACGCGGACGCACCAGAAGCGATGGCTCGCCGGTGTTCTGACCGCGGAATCGGGTTTGTCCACGTCTCGACGGACTACGTCTTCGACGGCGAAACGGACGAGCAATACGGCGAGGAGAGTGAACCGAACCCACTACAGGTGTACGGCCAGTCGAAGCTGGCTGGCGACCGGAACGTCCGTTCGGCTCACGACTCCCCGCTTGTCGTGCGACCGTCGTTCGTATACGGTGTCAATCGAGCGCACGAGACAGCGGAACTAGACGGATTCCCGGTGTGGGTGCGTTCGCGCCTTACGGCCGGTCAGGCCGTTCCCCTGTTCACGGACCAGTACGTGACGCCAAGCCGCGCTGGTTCGACAGCGGAGACGCTACTGGATTTAATCGACGACGGGGCGTCCGGAACGTACCACGTCGCCGCTCGGTCCTGTGTGACACCGTACGAGTTTGGTCGCATAATCGCATCCACGATGGGTGTCGAGACTGATGCACTCGACAAAGGCTCGCAAAGCGACGTTGACCGGCCAGCAGCGCGTCCTTCAAATACGTGTCTCGACGTCGAGAAAGTCGAAGCACGATTCGGTCGTTCCCAGCCGACGCTGCAACAAGATGTTGATGCGATTGCGTCGTACTTCTAG
- a CDS encoding glycosyltransferase family 4 protein has protein sequence MSSVTNLMLWFDDTPGSMYRPFLNLEASGTVGRLRTISHRGVVKQPISYWKQYVTTQKYRWIVSIPPYALSVLPLLPAVYLGKRPIFFTSFTHWENDLYYDLNPAVRAAWRSFLSRSDVVTVTEAARQSLISAFGVDSTVIPHCCDPTAFESRPQEQTDDDIVLFVGRLVEQKGIELLLTLSERNPDIEFWFAGDGDYEAELERRSRTQDNVEFLGFLDNTDALVNAYNRASLKVLPSLKRARWREFFGIVLIEALACETPVVASDHPGPSSIITNDVGRVISEGDINGFEAAIRELLDNDKKRAAMGTAGRQHVLNNYSVDVVSDQWRDVL, from the coding sequence ATGTCTTCAGTCACTAATTTGATGCTCTGGTTTGACGATACACCCGGCAGCATGTATCGTCCGTTTCTAAACCTCGAAGCGTCTGGTACTGTCGGTCGTTTGCGGACAATCAGCCACCGGGGCGTAGTGAAACAGCCGATTTCATACTGGAAACAGTACGTCACGACACAAAAGTACCGATGGATTGTCAGCATTCCTCCGTACGCCCTGTCGGTGTTGCCCCTGCTCCCCGCGGTGTATCTCGGCAAGCGCCCTATATTTTTCACCTCGTTCACCCACTGGGAGAACGACCTGTACTACGATCTGAACCCAGCCGTTCGGGCGGCGTGGCGGTCGTTTCTCTCCCGAAGCGACGTGGTCACTGTCACCGAGGCCGCCCGACAGTCACTAATCTCAGCGTTCGGTGTGGATAGCACCGTCATCCCCCACTGTTGTGATCCGACGGCGTTCGAGTCACGACCACAGGAACAGACAGACGACGATATCGTGTTGTTCGTCGGTCGACTCGTCGAACAAAAAGGGATTGAACTCCTATTGACTCTTTCAGAGCGTAATCCCGATATTGAGTTCTGGTTTGCTGGTGACGGCGATTACGAGGCGGAACTTGAACGCCGCTCTCGAACACAAGACAACGTCGAATTCTTAGGCTTTTTGGACAATACGGACGCCCTCGTGAATGCATACAACCGTGCCTCGCTGAAGGTCCTCCCATCGCTAAAACGGGCACGGTGGCGGGAATTCTTCGGTATTGTTCTCATCGAAGCACTCGCCTGCGAGACGCCCGTCGTCGCCTCTGATCACCCGGGGCCAAGCAGTATCATCACCAACGACGTTGGTCGAGTCATCTCTGAAGGAGATATTAATGGCTTCGAAGCAGCAATCCGTGAGTTACTCGATAATGACAAGAAACGGGCGGCGATGGGTACTGCGGGGAGACAGCATGTACTCAACAACTACAGTGTGGATGTTGTTTCCGATCAGTGGCGTGACGTACTGTGA
- the rfbB gene encoding dTDP-glucose 4,6-dehydratase: MRVLVTGGAGFIGSNFVHHLVENTDDSVVTLDALTYAGSKKNLEGVLDHSRHEFVEGDIRDRELVDQLVADVDAIVNFAAESHVDRSIEGAEPFVSTNVQGTQTLLDAANDANIERFIQISTDEVYGEIEDGEFSEEDTLNPRNPYAATKAGADLLAQSYYTTHDVPVVITRSSNNFGPRQHPEKLIPKFLKRASEERSLPVYGDGENVREWIYVTDNCRAIDTVLREGVVGQAYNIGSGIELQNIEVTRRILDEADASKDLIEFVDDRAGHDQRYALDTSKIEALGWEPQLSFEEGLERTANYYL, from the coding sequence ATGCGCGTTCTCGTTACTGGCGGTGCCGGCTTCATCGGCTCGAACTTCGTTCACCATCTCGTCGAGAATACGGACGATTCTGTCGTCACGCTCGACGCGCTCACCTATGCTGGCTCGAAGAAGAACCTCGAGGGAGTCCTCGACCATTCACGTCACGAGTTCGTCGAGGGCGACATCCGGGACCGAGAGCTCGTCGACCAATTGGTCGCTGATGTTGATGCAATCGTGAACTTCGCTGCCGAATCGCACGTTGACCGTTCCATCGAAGGCGCGGAGCCATTCGTCTCCACGAACGTACAGGGAACGCAGACGCTCCTCGACGCCGCGAATGACGCCAATATTGAGCGATTCATCCAGATATCGACGGACGAGGTGTACGGCGAGATTGAGGACGGCGAGTTCAGCGAGGAGGACACACTTAATCCGCGAAACCCGTACGCGGCGACCAAAGCCGGTGCTGATCTACTTGCGCAGAGCTACTACACAACCCATGATGTCCCTGTCGTGATTACGCGATCGTCGAACAACTTTGGACCTCGCCAGCATCCGGAGAAGCTCATCCCGAAATTCCTCAAGCGGGCGAGTGAGGAAAGGTCTCTGCCGGTGTATGGCGACGGGGAAAACGTCCGCGAGTGGATCTACGTTACGGATAACTGCCGGGCGATTGATACGGTTCTACGCGAGGGAGTTGTCGGGCAAGCGTATAATATTGGAAGCGGAATCGAGTTACAGAACATCGAGGTGACGAGAAGAATTCTCGACGAGGCTGATGCATCCAAAGACCTCATCGAGTTTGTCGATGACCGCGCGGGCCACGATCAACGGTACGCACTCGACACCAGCAAAATCGAAGCACTCGGCTGGGAACCACAGCTTTCCTTCGAGGAGGGATTAGAACGGACTGCGAATTACTATCTATAA
- the aglF gene encoding UTP--glucose-1-phosphate uridylyltransferase AglF, giving the protein MKAVVLAAGEGTRLRPLTEDKPKGMVEINGKPILTHCFEQLAALGADGLVVVVGYRKQDIIEHYGDEFEGIPITYAHQREQKGLAHALLQVEDDIDDDFMLMLGDNIFQANLEDVVRRQQEDRADAAFLVEEVEWDEASRYGVCDTNKYGEVTDVVEKPDDPPSNLVMTGFYTFSPAIFHACHLVQPSNRGEYEISEAIDLLIQSGRTIDAIGLEGWRVDVGYPEDREEAEERLAEAEDAVA; this is encoded by the coding sequence ATGAAAGCGGTCGTGCTGGCTGCCGGTGAGGGGACGCGCCTTCGGCCACTCACGGAGGACAAGCCCAAGGGCATGGTTGAGATCAACGGGAAGCCGATTCTCACGCACTGCTTCGAGCAGCTCGCAGCGCTCGGTGCTGACGGACTCGTCGTGGTCGTCGGCTACCGGAAGCAGGACATCATTGAGCACTACGGCGACGAATTCGAGGGCATTCCGATCACGTACGCCCATCAGCGCGAACAGAAGGGGCTAGCACACGCGCTGCTGCAAGTCGAGGATGATATTGATGATGACTTCATGCTGATGCTCGGCGACAACATCTTCCAGGCGAATCTCGAGGACGTTGTTCGTCGCCAGCAAGAGGATCGGGCTGACGCAGCGTTCCTCGTCGAGGAAGTTGAGTGGGATGAAGCAAGCCGGTATGGCGTCTGTGACACCAACAAGTACGGCGAAGTGACGGACGTCGTGGAGAAGCCCGACGACCCGCCTTCTAATCTAGTGATGACTGGCTTCTACACGTTCAGTCCGGCTATCTTCCACGCCTGTCATTTGGTTCAGCCGTCGAACCGAGGCGAGTACGAGATCTCGGAAGCGATTGACCTATTGATTCAGAGCGGGCGAACGATTGATGCGATTGGGTTGGAGGGCTGGCGCGTCGACGTCGGGTATCCCGAGGATCGGGAGGAGGCGGAGGAGCGCCTGGCTGAAGCAGAAGACGCTGTGGCGTAA
- a CDS encoding class I SAM-dependent methyltransferase — translation MASLGAAKRIYRDEGILQLARKTIYFGYNNYLRILLPKRTVMYNQVSVAAGRVADSLIPWQTTDIPDYEGGLIRGIREYVDDGDTVVVVGGGWGVSTVAAARQAGSSGRVVTFEGAKEAVERVEETVEKNHVRSRVSVQHATVAQAHSLRGNADGAKVMDPSNLPACDVLVLDCEGAELDIIDEMEIQPKVLIVETHGMYDAPELAVRDRLDQAGYEVVESMVAEKRLQSVCEKNGIYVLYSVRHGSTY, via the coding sequence ATGGCATCACTCGGAGCGGCAAAGCGGATATATCGTGATGAAGGTATTCTACAATTGGCCCGGAAGACAATTTACTTCGGCTACAACAACTATCTTCGAATTCTACTCCCGAAGCGCACAGTTATGTATAATCAAGTTTCTGTTGCTGCTGGACGGGTGGCCGACTCGTTGATCCCTTGGCAGACTACAGATATACCCGACTATGAGGGAGGTCTCATAAGGGGTATCCGCGAATACGTGGATGACGGAGATACTGTCGTGGTCGTCGGTGGCGGTTGGGGTGTTTCCACAGTTGCCGCGGCTCGACAAGCTGGTTCGTCTGGCCGTGTAGTCACATTCGAGGGAGCAAAAGAGGCAGTTGAAAGAGTTGAGGAGACGGTCGAGAAGAATCATGTCAGGAGTCGGGTTTCAGTTCAGCACGCTACCGTTGCGCAAGCACATTCGCTTCGAGGAAACGCCGACGGGGCAAAGGTTATGGATCCGAGTAACCTCCCTGCATGTGATGTTCTCGTTCTTGACTGCGAAGGTGCTGAGCTTGATATCATCGACGAGATGGAGATCCAGCCGAAAGTATTGATTGTCGAGACTCATGGTATGTATGACGCACCGGAACTGGCTGTCCGGGACAGACTGGACCAAGCAGGGTACGAAGTAGTGGAAAGTATGGTGGCTGAAAAGCGACTACAGAGTGTTTGTGAAAAAAACGGTATCTACGTACTGTACTCTGTACGACACGGGAGCACCTATTAA
- a CDS encoding IS6 family transposase, with product MLADLLSECFAADLEETWERERTATPVRAFAVRLHATGCSLKETTTILAELGVERSHQDVWQWVHRLADSVPDPTTASPSRVAVDETAVKINGEWSWLYAAIDLDTKLILDVALFGRHGTDPAAAFLSGLAEKHDLSDTTFLVDQFVYRTALARLGLNGRVDYTDRNLIEKWFHTLKMRLDRFHNSWVGSRRSVRQWLALFAHYYNRLRPHQSLGDRTPADEVLN from the coding sequence ATGCTCGCAGACCTGCTCAGCGAGTGCTTTGCGGCGGATTTAGAAGAAACTTGGGAGCGTGAGCGGACGGCGACGCCCGTCAGGGCGTTCGCCGTCCGGCTCCACGCGACCGGTTGTTCGCTTAAAGAGACAACAACGATTCTCGCGGAATTAGGCGTAGAACGCTCTCATCAAGACGTTTGGCAGTGGGTACATCGGCTAGCTGACAGCGTTCCTGACCCGACGACGGCTTCGCCGTCGCGGGTCGCGGTCGACGAAACCGCTGTCAAAATTAACGGCGAGTGGTCTTGGTTGTACGCTGCAATAGACCTTGACACGAAACTCATTCTTGACGTTGCGTTGTTCGGACGCCATGGCACCGATCCGGCGGCTGCGTTCCTGTCTGGACTAGCGGAGAAACACGATCTCTCAGACACGACGTTTCTCGTCGATCAGTTCGTCTACCGGACTGCCCTTGCTCGATTAGGATTAAACGGTCGGGTTGACTATACCGATCGAAACCTCATCGAAAAATGGTTTCACACGCTGAAAATGCGACTCGACCGTTTCCACAATTCGTGGGTGGGCAGTCGGCGGAGCGTTCGCCAATGGCTTGCGTTATTTGCGCATTACTACAACCGTCTCAGACCGCACCAATCGCTCGGCGATCGAACGCCAGCCGACGAGGTTCTAAACTAG
- a CDS encoding lipopolysaccharide biosynthesis protein codes for MRTGILPRFLSIVGAKIATLVLSLLITPILVRLLGSSSYGDYAFVLSLLGITMILANAGIFDGTRKYIAENRDRLNWAEKVFGFYLRTSVLLASLAALVFVVFSWLGFAEQLFASDFSIYFYLLGGLIIGRQAYSVARGGLMGLGLEGRSEPLRILQKALFGVFGISLAYTGYGVAGVLAGHIISTLVVTILAFSILSDHLDVGTVLALESDGVPKKELLSFNLLSVLLILLTASLYHVDILLLRPISGSQKTGYYKAALVIAEFLWFVPNALQTILLHSTSELWSKDRTKQITSLSSKTTRYNLSLVLLLAIGLAALADDFIPLYYGEEFKASINPLLLLLPGVVGFALARPIFAIGQGKGSFRGLIFATGAAALLNLGLNLLLIPQYGVSGAATATSVSYGLMIVFHVLAARRIGFNPIEDLRLLQISVVAVLSAVVIVLIDGLLHSPLLSLLIVPPVGFIVYASLTVQFGVITPDEIEEVSSRIPPPVAKYVEYILDIFR; via the coding sequence ATGCGAACTGGGATCCTTCCTAGATTCCTCTCGATTGTTGGGGCTAAGATTGCTACCCTTGTTTTGTCGTTACTGATAACCCCCATTCTCGTTCGTTTACTCGGGAGTTCATCGTACGGTGACTATGCATTCGTTCTCTCGTTGCTCGGTATCACGATGATCCTCGCCAATGCAGGGATTTTCGACGGGACGCGGAAGTACATCGCGGAGAACCGGGATCGGCTAAATTGGGCTGAGAAAGTTTTCGGATTCTATCTCCGTACCAGTGTACTGTTAGCGTCCCTTGCAGCTCTTGTGTTCGTCGTATTCTCATGGCTCGGTTTCGCTGAACAACTCTTCGCTTCGGACTTTTCTATCTACTTCTACCTTCTTGGTGGATTGATTATTGGCCGACAAGCTTACTCGGTCGCTCGTGGCGGACTTATGGGACTCGGACTCGAAGGCCGGAGCGAACCCCTTAGAATCCTGCAAAAAGCTCTCTTCGGAGTATTCGGAATTTCACTCGCTTATACCGGATATGGGGTGGCAGGCGTTCTTGCAGGTCACATCATTAGCACTCTCGTAGTCACAATTTTGGCCTTCTCAATATTATCCGACCACCTTGATGTTGGAACTGTCCTTGCTCTGGAATCTGATGGGGTCCCGAAGAAGGAATTACTCTCCTTCAATCTTCTCAGTGTACTACTTATATTACTGACAGCATCGCTGTATCACGTCGATATTCTCCTTCTCCGTCCGATCTCGGGTAGTCAGAAAACCGGATACTATAAAGCAGCGCTTGTCATCGCTGAATTCCTCTGGTTTGTCCCGAATGCTCTCCAGACAATCCTTCTACACTCGACCTCGGAACTCTGGTCAAAGGATCGGACGAAACAAATTACGTCATTATCCTCCAAGACGACGCGATATAATCTCTCTCTCGTTCTTCTCCTTGCAATTGGGCTTGCCGCCCTCGCTGACGATTTTATCCCGCTATACTACGGGGAAGAATTTAAAGCGTCCATCAACCCATTACTTCTCCTATTGCCCGGCGTAGTTGGCTTTGCGTTGGCTCGCCCGATTTTTGCAATTGGGCAGGGTAAGGGCTCGTTTCGAGGGTTAATCTTCGCAACGGGAGCAGCTGCATTATTAAATCTGGGTCTAAATCTTCTACTCATTCCTCAATACGGTGTATCTGGTGCTGCTACTGCGACTAGCGTCAGCTACGGTTTAATGATTGTTTTTCACGTATTGGCGGCACGCCGAATCGGATTCAATCCGATTGAGGATCTTCGGCTCTTGCAGATTTCTGTCGTCGCAGTACTATCCGCAGTCGTAATTGTTCTAATAGACGGTTTGCTCCACTCACCCCTTCTATCACTTCTTATTGTTCCACCTGTTGGTTTCATCGTCTACGCTAGTCTAACGGTACAATTCGGAGTTATTACACCGGATGAGATTGAAGAGGTCTCTTCCCGGATTCCCCCTCCGGTGGCTAAATATGTAGAGTATATTCTAGACATCTTTCGATAA